TTTGGAATAATTTCGCAAAATAAACTTGTAGAGACTTCGGCGAAAGACCCCTCCCTACCACCTTAGAGTCTAGAAACCCAAATCGATAATGGGAGACATAAACCATGCCTAGACACAtttactttgtgttttttttttcttgaggctGTCCACGGAATGCTACTCTAGCATTAATCAATTCAAAGTATAGCTGCTGCGGGAAGTAAGTTGCAAAAGCGAAGATAAACTCAATCTGGGCATGTGTCGGTGAGAGGCCGAAGTATTTCCTTTAACCTAAAGCAGAGGACAGGAACGAGGGTGGCTCGTTTGGGGAAATCTGAGAGCTTTCAGAATACAGTCTTTCGTGGATAGAGCGAAGGATTTGGCTTCATCTCAGGGAGATATTTGTGGAcatccatcttattttctttgaaaCCTCACTAGTTCAAGTTGTCACTGAGTGACAGCTTTGAAGGGAACCCAATTTGCAGCCGCCCCGCCTCCTTGTTCTAGGGATATCCCCGAAAGCAACGAGGAGCCAGTAGATTTAAACACAATCTTGCAAGCTAacggggaaaagagaggagagcttCCCAGggagaaatgctagctatttataAGACATAGTCCTTGTTTCTTGGGAGAAATTTAAGCTGAGGGAAGGGAGCATGggatgagggagggaaagaatccaGATTagagcaattaataggaaattaagCACTACACTGGGAAGTCAGGGAATTGATGTCGCACTTTGAAATAGATCAAGAGATTCTCTAAGAGATCTCTAGTAGGGGGATTTAGGGAGCCCAGTAGGGCCTTATTACcaaacctttccttctttccGATATGGATGAAGGTATAGGGGTGCTTTGGGGCCAAGGAGACCAGGGTTTTCCCTTTAGAAaaaagatacaaacagaaaaagaagcagaCTCCAGAGGTTGCAGCCACTACTTTGGCGTGGTCTGGGCGTGACCAACCCTACTGGCAACTCCTCTTCTTCCTAATCCTTCCCTCCGTCCGTTTCCCATTGGCTGTAAGTAACACCAATGAGCATCTAGGTTGAGGTCCTACCCCAAGGCTGACTCAGAAGCTGCAGCCAAAACTGAGAGTttttaagagttgtttttttaaaattataattgttaCTGTTGTTTTAAATTTAGCTGTTAGGGTTTggttgttgtttggttttttttttttttgttttgtttttacacacctccccttctcctttttttttctatactcTTCCCGAGAGCGCTGTGTGTATTTGGGGGTGGAACGGCCCCCCCTCCTACCGCCCCCGCCGCCCCgcacctccccacctcccagcGGCCCCTCACTGGTCTTCGGCCCGAGCCGAGCGCAACAGCGCAGAGCGGTCCTTAAAGTGGGTGGAGAAGCAGTCGGGGGTAAAGAAAGTGACTGACTAGGACTGGAGCCTGGCCCCAGCCTCCGGCTTACGAAGTTTCCGCGTCTTCAGTCTTCATTCTGGGCTCGGAGCAGAAGCGAAAGCGATTcgttcttttctcctccttctctggcCTCCAGTAGACAGCGCCACCACTGcaccccacccctccccaccccactccacccccgGCTGCCGGCGCTGTAGCGGAGGCAGCGGCCAGCGAGCGAGGATGTTCGCGGCGGGGCTGGCTCCCTTCTACGCCTCCAACTTCAGCCTCTGGTCGGCGGCTTACTGTTCTCCGGCCGGAGCAGCGGGCTGCTCTTTCCCCCTGGATCCAGCCGCGGCCAAGAAACCCTCCTTTTGCATTGCAGATATCCTGCACGCGGGTGTTGGGGAGTCGGGAGCAGCAGCCGAGAGCCTCTCGGGGGGCTCTTCCACGGCCCTCACGGCTCACTTGGGCGCAGTTCACCCTCACGCCCCATTCCAAGCTGCCACTGGATCCCCCTTGCGACCTACTCCAGTGGTGGCGCCCCCCGAAGTTCCAACTGCGTTCCCTCAGAGGCTGTCTCCACTCTCGGCCgcctatcaccaccaccatcatcaccagcagccacagcagcagcagcagcagccacaacagcagcagcagcagccgcctGCACCACCACCACATCGGCCCGGAGCCATGCAGTCCCAAGCCCCCGGGGCGAGGATGCTAGCGAACCCTCATCACCACAGTGGTTCAACTCCAGCCCCCTCCAGCAAGGATCTCAAATTTGGGATTGACCGCATATTGTCGGCGGAGTTCGATCCCAAAGTGAAAGAAGGCAACACATTGAGAGGTAAGTCCCAGATCCAGAAACCCACGTCGGGCCTCTCCTTGACCACTGATCTTCCTGACacttttccccacccccacccaagcCCCCATGTTATTCTAAGTCtccttggttttgttttgttttatttaataggATGGTTTTGGGAAAAGGAAGGATGGGGAAGGAAACGGATCTATTTTGTTGTGGCATTGCTAAAATTTAGGCTTAAACCTtgccttttctaaaaaaaaatcattctctcataaacatttcttaaaatactCAATTGTTTTCTATATGTTCTGGATATACTCGTTTTGTGTTCTCTGTATACTCACTCACCTATCGGTAGCTAGAATTGCCGGTCTTTGAAAgattttctgttcctttttctctgttctctAGTAAAATTCCCCTAGAGAGGGTATAAAACGTGGAGGAGCAGGTAAAAATTCTTAAATCCTGAGAGCCTTTGGGTTCAGGCTATAGAACGAAAGACTCCCCCATATTGGAGAGGTCTAGAGAACGAAGTACAGGACTGCAGGAAGGACTCTTCTGTTTATATAGACAGACACTTTGACAGGTGACTTCGTTATGTAATTTAAaccaaaatactttatatatacagGTGTATTGCGTATATCTGCACGCACCCTgtgcttttttatatttgtagatTTAATATTTGGCTTAAGGACGGCGGGAGGAGAGGGGATGTCAAGAAGTGACAGTCCATGATTCCCAGATAAGCCTCCTCTCATACTAATCTCTTAGAAAAgtaggagaaaagggagaatgaGGGAAGAGCATAAAGTATCACGTCTTGATTCGAGTGTGTGGATTTACTAGAGGTGTAACGTGCTCTCCTTGTTCCTGTGCTGACAGATCTTACCTCCTTACTAACCACCGGCCGGCAAACTGGGCTTCACCTCCCCGCTTTGCAGCCTTCTGCGGGCCACTTCTTCGCGTCTCTAGATCCTATTAACGAGGCCTCTGGTATCCTGAGTCCCTTAAACTCAAACCCGAGAAGTTCAGTTCAGCACCAGTTTCAAGACACTTTTCCAGGTACAGAAACCCTGCTGCCCTATTCCACACTGAGAATTCAGGTCTTGTAGTCCCTGGGGATAACAGGTGACAGTCAGCTCCCCAATCCAATGGAGCCAAAGTCTCAAATATGAGACCTGCTTTCTACTGAACcgccccccccaacacacacaagCCATTGAGTCCAGAAAGCCCCATCAGtgttctaaaaaaacaaacaactttgctTTGGTGGGTAGATAAATGATCGAATGTGAACAATTTCCTATTAAGTGATTGAAGGGCACTGCCACATTTCAAAGGTCTTTCTTTATaagaagtgggggtggggtgccTGCGAAGGGCAGGGCCCACTGCAGTAGGACCAGGAAATGGGGGAACTGTTCTCATTCTTAATATGTGACTGGATCAGCTGGAAGGAAAGCATTTCAGCAAAACTATGGCTGCAAGTTGATTTTAAAGTTATCAGTAATCTTGTAGTAAAGGACTTAAAAGATGAGAGATAGACACACATAGAGATGGAAATTTGAGGCAATTATCTGCATTATCGAAACCAAAGCACATTTTTTACCAATGCTATACAGTGAAGAggtaaatgtatttatttagttttattctttGAGTTTTCCAGATAACTGCCTCAATTCTCCTTTCCATTTAGCGTCCTAATATTGACAGATTTGTTTCATCAAACTTATTCTGTGGAGAGAACAGAAAATCCGTGGGTTGAATTCTCAAGGGAACTCTATAATCTGTCAGAATACATAGTTTCAAATACATTGAACCTGTTTTGTCCCTACAcgaaaacccatttacactctcCGGTATTTATCAATAACGTGGCTTcgcttcttttcttccctttctttctctggttttcccCATCCCCTTGCCTTCCTTCCAAACCCACAGGTCCCTATGCGGTTCTAACGAAGGACACCATGCCTCAAACATACAAGAGGAAGCGTTCTTGGTCTCGTGCGGTTTTTTCCAACTTGCAGAGGAAAGGTTTGGAGAAAAGGTTTGAGATTCAGAAGTATGTCACGAAGCCGGATAGAAAGCAGCTAGCCGCGATGCTGGGCCTGACAGATGCTCAAGTAAGATTCCTTAGCTGCTGCTGCTTTCTAACTTAAGACTGTAGGTCCCAAACATGCAGGCCCTCCCGGAGGGTTGTTCGCGCTTAGATTCTTGTTCTCTTTAGTTCCCTTCCTTCTCAGTCTTTTGCGTCTAGGGGGACCTTCCTTCCCTTAATTTTCGATCTTTCAGGGTAATGCTCCTCTGAAGGtggaaactcatttttaaaagtactgtTACCTCTTtactgatgaaaaataaaatctcgAATTTCTTGAGGCTTTATTGAAATTCACATTTTGTtgcaaagagcagagtggatgggtgggggtggggaaagagagaaactgGGGAAGAAAAAGGCCTTAGCCCAGCCCCAAAGATTTATGTCAATATACCCTGCCTGTTTATTTTGGCCAATAGAGGAAAGTACAACCAAGAAAGCCAATAGACCGGgggagataataattatatactAGGCTGAATTGTAGTTCTCTGTATGAGGCAGATTATTTCAAAGgagataaaaattcaaaagtcgagagaatttttttcctcctccctcagcCGCTGTTGCTGCCGGATTGTGAAATCCCTCCTTGTGAGGAAGTGAAAACCTCTTTTCAAACGGAATTATTtgctctcccccccacccccaccccctcaatTGGGAGAGGAGTACTCTAGTTGTGGACTCGCAGAAGTCAGTCGAATTTTCTAACTCTGCGGTCTCTGAGGAAAGATTCGGTTTCCTGAACAGAgagaaaactgttttttttttttccgtaAAACACGCAAGGGCTTTTCAGCAGGTTTCATgcgtttttttttaaacctccaacacacacacaaaaaagaaatctatgaATATGCTAATTAGATTAAAACAGGCTGAAGTACCAAGAATTCAAGAGACTTGAGATTTTAAGAAGTCCCTATTGCTCCGAGTCTTTGAAgatgggaagaaggggagagaaggaggaggaagtttctttctccttctcctttcttcttcctttcccagctcagATCACGGGAACAAACCCAATCACCTCCTGCTCTTCTCTCGTTCTTTCTGTCATTCTAACTTGTGATTTTGACCCCACCCCTCATCTCCCAATACACCCCACGGATCTGCCTTAGCCGTTTTCCACCAGCTGcggatgttatttttaaaagtgaagcTGGAACTTGTGTGAACGCTATGTGTCCCCCAGGGGcagcatgtataaatatatacatatatatgtatatttatatgacTTCTCCTTCACCCCCACCTTTCTTATTTTCacgtttttaaaaattctggcaTTTTCTGAACCCCAAGAAAAAGCGGTGTATCTCCTAATAATTCTAGGCGGGGGAGTCTTATCAACCACTCAGCACAGACAGGCCTGGGAATGCACTAATTGTCAGTGCTTACTCAGCCCCTGGTGCTGAGACTCTCTCCTCCTACTCCACTCCCATCCCCAACTTGATCTCTCCTTGGTCaaactctttcttctctctccgtcccctttcccccctttctctaAACGTCTTACTAGGCTACTGGGTACTAGGCATATTTAAGTCTAGCTATTAACATAGGCTCTAACTTGAGGTGGGCAGTGGTGACGGGAGAGAACATAAAAGGGCCAAGCAGCCTGGGTCTGTGGGGATGTCGACAACGAACGAAGAACTCACACGGTCCCTGGCTCTGCAGAATCTGAGTGCATGGGATCTAGA
The window above is part of the Gracilinanus agilis isolate LMUSP501 chromosome 4, AgileGrace, whole genome shotgun sequence genome. Proteins encoded here:
- the HLX gene encoding H2.0-like homeobox protein isoform X1, with protein sequence MFAAGLAPFYASNFSLWSAAYCSPAGAAGCSFPLDPAAAKKPSFCIADILHAGVGESGAAAESLSGGSSTALTAHLGAVHPHAPFQAATGSPLRPTPVVAPPEVPTAFPQRLSPLSAAYHHHHHHQQPQQQQQQPQQQQQQPPAPPPHRPGAMQSQAPGARMLANPHHHSGSTPAPSSKDLKFGIDRILSAEFDPKVKEGNTLRGPYAVLTKDTMPQTYKRKRSWSRAVFSNLQRKGLEKRFEIQKYVTKPDRKQLAAMLGLTDAQVKVWFQNRRMKWRHSKEAQAQKDKEKDPAEKLQGGAPTAECEREDRSPSRSEGESESSDSESLDMAPSDTERTEGTEQLLHQTSVIKSSPSSSSTSSSSTSPNTTTTTTTTTTTTSSSGSSNSMNSMNSSCSPELQTPLPLHCTANESLEPAPLGGL
- the HLX gene encoding H2.0-like homeobox protein isoform X2 — its product is MFAAGLAPFYASNFSLWSAAYCSPAGAAGCSFPLDPAAAKKPSFCIADILHAGVGESGAAAESLSGGSSTALTAHLGAVHPHAPFQAATGSPLRPTPVVAPPEVPTAFPQRLSPLSAAYHHHHHHQQPQQQQQQPQQQQQQPPAPPPHRPGAMQSQAPGARMLANPHHHSGSTPAPSSKDLKFGIDRILSAEFDPKVKEGNTLRDLTSLLTTGRQTGLHLPALQPSAGHFFASLDPINEASGILSPLNSNPRSSVQHQFQDTFPGPYAVLTKDTMPQTYKRKRSWSRAVFSNLQRKGLEKRFEIQKYVTKPDRKQLAAMLGLTDAQVKVWFQNRRMKWRHSKEAQAQKDKEKDPAEKLQGGAPTAECEREDRSPSRSEGESESSDSESLDMAPSDTERTEGTEQLLHQTSVIKSSPSSSSTSSSSTSPNTTTTTTTTTTTTSSSGSSNSMNSMNSSCSPELQTPLPLHCTANESLEPAPLGGL